The region ATCCTGCAGAGGCGGAATGGAGGTCAGGGAGCACCACAGTTCCGGCCATCCCACATtccatttttctgtcttgttAAACCCTAAAAACTTAACACCCGCTGCAGCTGAGCAGGTGAGGCCCCCGGATCCCAAGTCACGAGCAGGCTGAGCTCGTCCAAAGCGGGCAGAGGCCCTGGCCAGAAAGGCTGAGGCAGGCCCTGCATGGACACCAGCGTGGGAGCCACTGTCCTGAGGCCACACCCAGGCGTGTCACCGCCACAGCCAGAGATGCCAGATGAGGGGTTAAAGACGCACAGTGGGGACTGAGCGTGGGAGCTGATGCTGCCTGGAAGCGAACAGAAACAAGGCCTGTCGGCTGAGGAGAGCAGCAGGCTGGACCCAGAGGATGTGCTGTAGGCAGCACAGAGACGGGAAATGGGAGAAGGGGCAGGACGGCGGGTCTAGTGCGTTCTGATGTGAGCTCCAGGGGACGTGGGGGAAGGCCGAAGGGCCTCTGCACTGCCTGGGGCTCCGTCCGCAGATCTGAACCCACACTTCATCCAGTTCTTTGCTTAAAGGATGCCTTGGGTGCCCCTGACGGGGCTCTGGCCCCGTCCGAGCCAGACATCTCCCAGCCCTTCTTTCTGTCTAATCCTGCTGGGGGTGAGTGAGATTCCCGGCCCCCATGATGTTCACAGAGCCCTACACCCCCCGCCCAGGGTGGACAACCCTCACCTGGCACCCAGATGCCACCTCGGGCTCCTCCTCAAAGACCAGGCTGTAGTGGGTGATGAGCGTCTCCAAGATGCAGGCCTGGTGTGGGTAGTCCACCAGGGAGGAGAGGGACACGGTGGCCTCAGTGGGCCGGGGCCGCAGCAGCGTGGGCCCAAACACAATGCCCAGGTTCCCCGGTGTCATCTTGTTGTCCTGCTCCACCTCCACGATCCTGGGGGTCAGAGGGTGCAGGAGCAGGTGTGAGCGCCTCCCGGGACCCCGCCGCCCTTGACCCCGGCCTGGCCAGCCCTCACCTGCGCAGGTGCCGCATCAGGTACTGCAGCGTGGCCCAGTTCTCTGGCGGCAGGTCCCGCAGGAGCTCCCGCAGCCGGCCCGCCATGGCCACGGCCACAGCCTCTCTCTCGGTGACATCCGGCCGGCCTCGGGTTGCCGCCTTGGCCTCGGCCTCTGCCTTCAGACTGTCCTTGGCCAGCCCCACAAGCTCATGGTAGAGGCGGAAGGAGATGAGCGGCTCAGGCAGCTGCAGGGTGACGGTTAGGTGTGGGGGTCAATGGGCCTGGCCCCACGCCATCCATCCTGCACGGGCCCCGCCCCTAACAGCAGCCCCGCCCCTGACAGCCACAGGGCCCGCCCACCCTGTACTGACCACGCCCCTGGCCTAGCAACCACAACCCTGCTTAGAGCTGGCCACGCCCCCCACCAAGCTCGGGTCCAGCCCAGGATCTGCTCTGCTCTGTCCCCATCTGTCTCACCTGGCGCAGGTAGAGCTTGAGGACGTTGCTGATGTCGTGGGGCGAGGCCTGCGACAGCTCCACCAGCTCTTTGCCGTTCTCGAAGGCCTGGCACAGCTTCTCCACACGCGTTTTCACCCCATTGACCCGGTAGATGCCCTGTGGGAGCCCGCAGTCAGCCTGggcccacacccctcccctccctgcatgGCCCCTCGGCTGGAGCCCCCGCAGCTGTGCCCGCGTCGGTCACCTTGGTGCGCAGCGCCCGCTGCTCGATCTCGAAGACACACTTCTTGACGATGAAGGGCACGCCGTCCGGGGTGCTGCGGGCGGCCTGGCTGAAGTCCTGGCCAAAGAGCTGCAGGCGGCCCTGCAGCTTCTTGTGGCCACACTGGATGGCCAGGGTCTCCAGGCACTTCTTGTGGCAGGCCAGGCAGCACTGGGAGCAGGCGAGGAGTGAGCAGACCTTCCTGGTGCCCCAGCTCCACACAGACACCCGCGGCTCCCCCTTCCACCGCGACCCCCGCCGCTCTCATCACCCCCCTACAGGGCAGCTTTCACCCCTCCTGGTTGGGAAACGTGCCCCTGCCACCAGTGCAGCCTGGGCTGCTCCCACGGCCCTCTGGTTCCCTCAGCACTGGCTGAGCCCTCCTCCTGGGATGCTCTCCCCCAGGAGACTGCAAGTGCTCCTGGCTTCACTTCCCTCCAGCGCTCTGCATGGCACCGTCCTGAGGGCGCACATGCAGGTGCCTGGCTCCCCCGGGACCGCCGCTCACCTCCTCACACTCGGCGCCCTGGAAGTACACGTAGCTGTTGCACTCCCGGCACTTGGCCGGCGAGCGGAGCTTCCGGAGCCGGTGGGTACGGGCCGCCTTGGACAGCCCCACATGGCGGAAGGGCCCGCTGGGCATGGCCACAGGCAGCTCCGGGGCCATGCCATTGAGGTcatctggtgggggtggggggcaggtggtCAGTGTTACCGAGGCAGGTCAGGGCCAGGCGCACAGAGAGTCCAAACCCCCCTCTCCCCGCTGCCCCACCCAGGGGTCCCCTCACCCTGGTCAAAGGCTGATGCGCCTGTGCTGCTCTCCTGGTCGGCCAGCTCCTCGCTGGACGACATGGTGCCACTGGAAGACATGCGCTCGAACTTCTTAAAGTCCCCTGAGCAGGAAACGGGTTGTCAGAGACTCCCCCAAGGGCCCCCGGCTGCACAATGAGCCCGCTGAAACCTGGGGGCGGCAGCTCTgcgagccccccacccccccacctgcCGGCCAGGCCCCTTCACCTGAGCCAGGGCTGGGGTCCAGACTGGCGTCAGAGTCTGAGATGGCGATCGGCCACGACTTGTGCACCTGGTGTCCGCGCCCACCTGCCAAGTTGTCCCCAGTGAAGGGCTGAAGGGGGCTGCAGGGGGCCCGCGCCCGCCCCTGCCCCTGCTGGACACTCACCCCTGCGCTCCTTGGCAAGCTCCCCGTCGCCAGGCCCACCTTCCTCTGGGGGGCAGCCCGCAGCCTCCGCCACCGCAGCATCGCTGACGTTGAAGCTGCCCTTTCGGGCGCGCAAGACTGGGGACCTGGTGGGACCAACAGCCAAAATAAGGGGCCACGATGGGGGTCACTGAGgctcactgccccctcccccacctcaggaGGGAAGTCCGGCTCCCCCAGGCATGCGCAGACGGCAGGGTACCAGGCGTTGGCGGAGACGTGGGGCTCAAAGTCGTAGTGCACGTCTGGCTCCTCGCCGCGCTGCAGCTGGCGCACGTGGGAGGCGTACTGCTGGCCCGGGTCGTACAGCTTGCTGCTCTCGCACAGCATGTGGAAGTGCACAGGCAGCGGGGCCGTCTGCATGTGCATCATCTGGTAATAGGAGATGGTGGCCTACgggcaggcaggtgggaggggccctaaGTGCTGGAGGTCCTGAGGCTGGACGGGCAGCGacaggggcgggggctgggggtgggagcacGGTGCTCACCGACTTGATGGTCTGGTCGCTCTGCCGGATGACCTCCTGGATCTGCCGGAGTGCCGTCACCTTGGTGTCCTCAAGCTCCTGCTTCTGCGTCTTAGCATCCGCCACGCACGTGCGGTACGTGGCCATGGCTTCCTccgcctggggtgggggtgggggcggggcggggtgccCAGAGAGGCCTCAGCCTGGGGTTCAGCCCTCAGGGCATCTTCAGGCCCCACACGGAAATcagccaggcacaaaaggacaGGAAGGCATTCCTGGCAGGAGGCACAGCCCAGACAAAGGCCCGGCGGTGGGCAGTCCTGCACAGGTCAGGCCCTGACACCATGGGTCTTGTCCCGCACCTCCTGCCCCCTGACCCGCCCTCACCTTGTTTTTGGCCTCCTCCTCCAGGCGCCGCCTCTTGTCCAGGGTCTTGGAGGCCACGGCCCCTGCACCCGGGCCAGCGCCCACCTGCTCTTCCTCTGCCTTGGCCACTAGGAAGCGGGCCTTGTCGTGGTCTTCGCAGCGCTGAACGTAGCCCTGCTTGGCCTTGCGCAGATTGGACTCTGCTTCTTGCTGTGGACATGGGAAGGACCAGACCAGCACCATCAGCCAGAGACCGCGTTAGGGACCTCTGCCACCCCCATCCCTTGGGCCAGAATCCCATGGCCAGTCAAGCAAACAGAGGCCCCCACCCAAGAACCAGTGGTGGAAGGACAGGAGGTGACACCTACAGGGCGACCCAGGGAGGAGCCAGTATCTGGCATGCCCATTTCACAGccagggaagctgaggcacagctAAGCTCTGAAGGAGACACCAACTACATCATCCTCTCGACACCTACACCCACACCTGCCAGAGCGACTTGTGCTTCTATCTCTTTCATTTCCTGTCTCAGAGATGAGAACAGTGAGGCTGCTCAGACAGGAAGTCAGGCACCCTCAGGGTTGGCAGGAAGAGCACTTAGTCAAAACCCAGTGGGCCTTCTGGGGGCCACACCTCACAGTCTACACGATCAGAAgcttaaacagaaagaaaacagctcACATGAGTACTAGGAGAAACCATGAGAGAATTTCTTAAACATAGCATGGGGAAGGCCTTTCCATACGTGACACAGAAcccagaaaccataaaagacTTCTACTAACAATCATGGGTTTCAACTGGGAAAACAGGCAACAGGTTAAATCAAAAGTCAAAACAataaactgggggtgggggagtttgTAACACATGTCATCAAGGGCTGGGTTCTCTAATATGTAAAGAGCTCTGGCAAGTCAATAAGAAACAGGCTACTGTCCAATCCAAGGTGAGCAAAGGATATGAACTTAGAgctcacagaagaggaaaagcaTGGCTGTGGCTCAGGAGGTCAGCTTCTATGCTCATGACATCTGTGACCCAGCCATTACCTTTCGGGCACTGATCTGAGATAAATGCTAGGTCACATGTCTGAGAACAGGGGCACAAGCTCGTCACAGCCGTGGTGTTTGAAACAGCAACAGCTCAACAACAACTAAACTGTTCATCAATAGGGATTTAGTGAACTAAGTCCTATTGCTCTGCAGCTGAGCACTTGCAGCTGAGAAAAAGGGAGGAGTTGTTTCACATGGAGTGAGATGGGGCCAGTCCCTGGATATGGAGGTGACTGTAAAAGGCCAGAAGCAGAACAGGGTACTCGGCAAGCTGTCATCAGGTGTAGAAAAGGGGGGAGAGGCTCATTTGCCAGATGTGCCACAGGACACCACTAGCTGGAGCAGGGGCCGTGGGGGCTCTTTGCACCGCAGACCCTGTTGGCAGGCCTAAAGAGCAGTGCAAAAGATTGCTAGTGCCTTTGGAACAGCCCAAAAGAGAGGTGGGAAAAGAGCAACACAGAGGAACCTGGAGCATCCACCAGACCTGAGAGAGCCTCAGCTTCCCTCTAACCCAGACCTGCTCCTGGCGGCCACGGGTGATCCGGTCCCTCCGGACATCTGACCCGTGACAGTGATGGGGGCCCCGGGCcagggcctctcctgctgcagctgCAGGTAATGGGGCTGGAGCAGTTGGGAGGCAGGACCCGCTCCAACCTGTGACGCCACAGCGAGCCCCACGCGGGCACAGGGCACTCTGCCAGGTGTCCGCAAAACTCGGGAAAGGACCACCCGGGAGT is a window of Globicephala melas chromosome 3, mGloMel1.2, whole genome shotgun sequence DNA encoding:
- the ARHGAP45 gene encoding rho GTPase-activating protein 45 isoform X2, whose protein sequence is MSGGQRFLKGLLGGVCGWTRAWRVGFAMRGCGLHAPCPEITPEELPRRDGADAVSLAPSLEPPSVALNAKATGTLKRPTSLSRHASAAGFPLSGASTWTLGRGHRSPLSTASPAEGPIQGPCPDTVEDISHLLADVARFAEGLEKLKECVLREDLLEARRPLAHECLGEALRVMHQVISKYPLLNTVESLTAAGTLIAKVKAFHYECNNDSDKQEFEKALETIAVSFSSTVSEFLMGEVDSSILLSVPPGDPGQSMENLYGQGSEGAPLSSEDCDEGCLSPEAVDTLLQRCEGGVHAALQYAKNMAKYMKDLIGYLEKRNALEMDFAKGLQKIVQNCRQSVMQEPHMPLLSIYSLALEQDLEFGHGLVQAVGTLQTQTFVQPLNLRRLEHEKRRKEIKESWHRAQRKLQEAESNLRKAKQGYVQRCEDHDKARFLVAKAEEEQVGAGPGAGAVASKTLDKRRRLEEEAKNKAEEAMATYRTCVADAKTQKQELEDTKVTALRQIQEVIRQSDQTIKSATISYYQMMHMQTAPLPVHFHMLCESSKLYDPGQQYASHVRQLQRGEEPDVHYDFEPHVSANAWSPVLRARKGSFNVSDAAVAEAAGCPPEEGGPGDGELAKERRGGRGHQVHKSWPIAISDSDASLDPSPGSGDFKKFERMSSSGTMSSSEELADQESSTGASAFDQDDLNGMAPELPVAMPSGPFRHVGLSKAARTHRLRKLRSPAKCRECNSYVYFQGAECEECCLACHKKCLETLAIQCGHKKLQGRLQLFGQDFSQAARSTPDGVPFIVKKCVFEIEQRALRTKGIYRVNGVKTRVEKLCQAFENGKELVELSQASPHDISNVLKLYLRQLPEPLISFRLYHELVGLAKDSLKAEAEAKAATRGRPDVTEREAVAVAMAGRLRELLRDLPPENWATLQYLMRHLRRIVEVEQDNKMTPGNLGIVFGPTLLRPRPTEATVSLSSLVDYPHQACILETLITHYSLVFEEEPEVASGCQDVTSNQGAEVVVQEPYPEASGGMASPLPEEAEDGGLEPHAASNDSDSELEEASDLPSPAGGAALHRLGFLEKLGGVEGGRDSRSGSEEQLGTATGEEEDGPGPGVWEDLGEEPARRLAEHNTNQCNNVAVARLPAVRLRGGRLAGGAGWERRPEFV
- the ARHGAP45 gene encoding rho GTPase-activating protein 45 isoform X1; translation: MFSRKKRELMKTPSISKKNRAGSPCPQPSGELPRRDGADAVSLAPSLEPPSVALNAKATGTLKRPTSLSRHASAAGFPLSGASTWTLGRGHRSPLSTASPAEGPIQGPCPDTVEDISHLLADVARFAEGLEKLKECVLREDLLEARRPLAHECLGEALRVMHQVISKYPLLNTVESLTAAGTLIAKVKAFHYECNNDSDKQEFEKALETIAVSFSSTVSEFLMGEVDSSILLSVPPGDPGQSMENLYGQGSEGAPLSSEDCDEGCLSPEAVDTLLQRCEGGVHAALQYAKNMAKYMKDLIGYLEKRNALEMDFAKGLQKIVQNCRQSVMQEPHMPLLSIYSLALEQDLEFGHGLVQAVGTLQTQTFVQPLNLRRLEHEKRRKEIKESWHRAQRKLQEAESNLRKAKQGYVQRCEDHDKARFLVAKAEEEQVGAGPGAGAVASKTLDKRRRLEEEAKNKAEEAMATYRTCVADAKTQKQELEDTKVTALRQIQEVIRQSDQTIKSATISYYQMMHMQTAPLPVHFHMLCESSKLYDPGQQYASHVRQLQRGEEPDVHYDFEPHVSANAWSPVLRARKGSFNVSDAAVAEAAGCPPEEGGPGDGELAKERRGGRGHQVHKSWPIAISDSDASLDPSPGSGDFKKFERMSSSGTMSSSEELADQESSTGASAFDQDDLNGMAPELPVAMPSGPFRHVGLSKAARTHRLRKLRSPAKCRECNSYVYFQGAECEECCLACHKKCLETLAIQCGHKKLQGRLQLFGQDFSQAARSTPDGVPFIVKKCVFEIEQRALRTKGIYRVNGVKTRVEKLCQAFENGKELVELSQASPHDISNVLKLYLRQLPEPLISFRLYHELVGLAKDSLKAEAEAKAATRGRPDVTEREAVAVAMAGRLRELLRDLPPENWATLQYLMRHLRRIVEVEQDNKMTPGNLGIVFGPTLLRPRPTEATVSLSSLVDYPHQACILETLITHYSLVFEEEPEVASGCQDVTSNQGAEVVVQEPYPEASGGMASPLPEEAEDGGLEPHAASNDSDSELEEASDLPSPAGGAALHRLGFLEKLGGVEGGRDSRSGSEEQLGTATGEEEDGPGPGVWEDLGEEPARRLAEHNTNQCNNVAVARLPAVRLRGGRLAGGAGWERRPEFV